The DNA sequence TTCCTCTTCACCACCAGTGATTCCAGGTCCGCGTGGGTCGCAGCGATGATTCTTACGTCAGCGTGCAGGGTTTTTGAGCCTCCCACCTGTTCAAATTCTCTTTCTTCCAACACCCTCAGGATCTTTACCTGCAGGTTGGTGCTCATATCCCCGATCTCATCTAAGAAGACGGTCCCACCTTTCGCCAACTCGAATTTTCCGGGTTTGTTTGAACTCGCACCTGTAAACGCACCCCGAACATGGCCGAACAGCTCACTCTCCAGGAGATTTTCCGGAATAGCGCCGCAATTTATGGTAATCAGCGACCTCTCCCGTCGATTGGACCTGCTATGAATCGCGCGCGCAACCATCCCCTTGCCGGTCCCGCTCTCTCCGGTAATGACCACGGTACTTTCGCTGTCAGCCACCTTCTCGATAAGGCTGTATATGGTGCACATCTCCTTGCTGCAGCCGATAATGTCACCATATTTATGAGAGCGCGCAGGATCATCCGCCGCTTGGCATGCAGCGGTTGCCGGGGGTGGATGTCCTGAGTCCTTCACCTTCAATGCTGCGTTCAGCAATTGTGTCCCTCCCGTTTGGCTGGGTGTCTAAATTATTTCGTCATTATCGTCCGCTATGTTCCTTGGGGAACACTCCGCCGCACTTAAGTCGATCATCCCGATTATCGATGCCTTTGCAGATTCAAGCATTGACCGGGGAAGCGCATACCCTGTCTTCCGGCCATGGAAAAAATGCCTGCCCAGAGGGCTTCCGTGTTAATCTCAGCAAACCCCGTGCCAGATGCGACCCAGGACCTCAAAAAAATAAATTTGATAGTGATTAGAATAATATGGAGAGATTAGGAAGACTCAAAGAATGCCTGCTTTAAGGCCGGATTTTTGCAGAACGAGAAACCGATGCAGGTGCCCTTTCTGCACAAAAGCAAGCCTGCTTACACATCAGTGGCAAACCCTGAGGCCAACACACAGAAATTAATATCCGATAAAAATCCTTTCAATTTGGTGAGTTAGGCACGAAGACCAAGGGATTTTCGGCTTTCGCCCTATCCGGCTGAGGATGAAAAAAGGTAGAAACAAAGATTGGGATACCCCAGGGGGGGGGGGCATTTGCAATCTGCAATTATACATTCGCATTTTGCAAGGCGTTCTGAGGGATCCCATATTTGGCGATCTTTCGATATAAGGTGCTCAGATTTATGCCGAGCAGCCGGGATGCATCGGGTTTACTTCCCTTTGTTTCAGCCAATGCCCTTCTGATGAGGGCGACCTCGTTCTCTTCCAGATTAAAGTTTCCTGCTCTGGCATTAACATCTCTACCTGAACCTCTGACAACAGGGGGTAGATCATCCATCCCGATGGTCTCGGCTACTCCAAGGGCGAATGCCCTCTCAACGGCATTCTCGAGTTCTCTTACATTTCCCGGCCAGTCGTACTCCAAAAAGAGACTCAAGGCTTCAGGAGATATTTTTTTCACGATCTTTCTCTTGTTCGTTTCTCCGAATCTGTTGATAAAATGATTGACCAGGGGGGGGATGTCTTCTTTTCGCTCTCTCAGTGGAGGGATCTGAATAGATACCACATTCAGGCGGTAATAGAGGTCGCGCCTTAGCTTTCCGGTCTCCAGTGCCTCACTGATGTCTTTGTTGGTGGCCGCAATGACCCGGGTATCCACATATGTTTCCCGGGTATCCCCGACAGGCCGTATCTTCCTTTCCTGTAGGGCCCGGAGGAGCTTAACTTGTAAAGGGGGGGGCATTTCAGCGATTTCATCCAGAAAAATAGCGCCTCCTTCAGCGGCCTTCATAAGTCCCTCTTTGTTGCGGATAGCCCCTGTAAAGGCGCCTTTTACATGGCCAAAGAGTTCGGTTTCCAGCAGACCTTCAACCAGGGCGCCACAATTTATGGAAATAAACGGGCCGTTTTTCCGGTTGCTGTTATTATGGATCACCTTGGCGAGGACTTCCTTCCCTGTCCCGCTTTCCCCCTGGATCAGAACCGTAGGGTCATCCATACTGATTCTGTCGATGATCTCATAGATGTCCTGCATCCCCGAACTCAACCCGATGATATCATCGTAGCGGTACCTTTCTTTCAATTTATATTTCAAATGGAGGTTTTCTTGTTTCAGCCTCTTCTTCTCTAAAATCCTGTCAATCAGCAGTTTCAGGCGATCCAGGTTGATCGGCTTCTGCAGATAGTCGTATCCGCCCAATTTCAGGGCCTTGATTGCACTCTCAATGGATCCATATCCGGTCACGATGATGACTTCGGTTTCGGACTGGATTTTTTTTACGGCCTTGAGTAGTTCAAGACCGCTCAGTTGGGGCATGTTGAGATCGGTAATAACCACGTCAAAATTGTCCTTTTGCGCCAGTTCAAGTGCGTTTCGTCCGTTTTCTGTAACGACGACGCCGTAGCCCCTTCGAGACAAATATGTCTTTACGATGGAAAGCATATCTTTCTCATCGTCCACAAAGAGGATTTTCGATTCCACATACTGTTGTTTCGTCATCTCTCTTTCGGCCATCATGCCCCGTTTCTCAAACCGCCTATCGTCATCGCAGCCATCCTAGGTTATTCGCTCAGTGTCCTGATCCGCTCCATTCGGGTGACTACCTCGGTAATCCGGATCCCATATTTTTCGTGGTCCACAATGACCGACCCCTTCGCGATCAGTTTGTTATTCGCATATATATTCAGGTCCTCGTTTTCAACATTCGACAGAATAACCGGGGCGCCGGGTGCAAGTTCGCTGACTCTGCCGATCGTCATCCGGGTCTTTCCCAATTCCACACTGATCTCAACCGGTATATTGAGAACAAATTCGAGATTGGGTGAAGCCTCCTGCAAACCAATTTCCTGCGCCCCAACCTGGGGGTGTGCACAGTCTTCGGCGGGTATTCGTCCTGAAACGCCTGCTTCCTGTCCAACAGCAGCCGCCTCTGCTAATGGCCCGGGCAGGGACGTCTCATCAACAGAGACCCCGGCATCATCTGCCTGGGCCTTGGCCTGAGCCACAATCTCATCGATTGTTGCGGAATTTAGTTCGTCATTGATCGAAGCCTTTGCATTTTCATCAATTTTCACACAGACCTGTACAAAGATATCATGTTCGTAGAATCTGAACGCAAACTGCTCATATCTGGCCATATTGAGGGTTTCGATTCTGAAGTCATCACCGATGGTAATGGAGGGCGGCGATATCTCACATTTCAATCCCGAGTCGCAGAAACCGGACTTGAGATTCCCTGCTACGATATTACACAGTTCCCCGATCACATCCTTGGTTTGTTCATCGCCGTCCACCTCTTCCAGGGGGATGCCCATCATTTTGGAAGCCACAATCCTCGAAAATGTCTTGCCTAACTGTATATTGACGCTACCCGCGACCTCCCCTGCGAAATTAACGGCCCCTACCGCTCGAACCCCTTCAATGTGCTGCCCGTCTTTTGAATCTGACAACTCCAGCTTCATGGACAGCATCAGATCAAACAACTCTATAACCGTATCTCCGGCAGATGAAATGATATCCAGTCTTTCAAACTTGTTGATATCGATACTTGTTAACTTTCTCAATGCCTCAGGGGGTGCATCTTCAGCGAGTTTCAAACATACTTCCACCAGAAAGTGGTGCTCCTGGTAGCGGAAAGCAAATCGTTCATATCTTGCCATATTGAGGGTCTCAATATCGAAGTTCTTCCCCAACGTCACCGTGGGGGAAGAGATAACGCAGGAAAGACCGCTGTCGTTCAAGGCTGACTTGAGGTTTCCACCCACGATATTGCACGTTTCAAGGATGACATCTTTTATCTCATTTTCTCCCTCGATCTCCTCTAAGTCCATCCCAAGCATTTCCGAGGTCATCAAGCGCGCGAAGGCATCTGTTGTTTCGACTTTTATGGCGCCGATAATCTCTCCGGCAACACTCACGGATCCTGCGATCCGGGGCGAGTCCCATCCTGAGAGATTTTCAGGATCGCACGGTTCAACCTCCATAGAGAGCATGGTATCAAATAAATCCATGACAGATGCGATCACCGGCCCCTTTATCTCAAATGTGGTAATCTCTTGCATAGGTTCCTTTTTCTGACAAAACAGTTTGGCCGCTTAAGGGTATTTCATAATTCGCGACCGATTCACCCATCCAACGGTTTAATTTCTTGCCCACGACCCTGCCATCTGTTCACTTTGGATTCCCTCAATCCCCGATAGGCATTCTATGAACCCTGATCTTCACCCAGACTATCGATTGATGGCTTTTTTCAGAGTCTCAGACGTAACGCTCCGACGATCTACTCCTTGATATATTCTTTGACCAGGCCCAGCATTATGCTTATTTTGGTTGGCTTTGACAGGACAGGATATCCATATTTCCTGACCTCGTCATCCAGCGCATCTTTCAACGGTCTCACTCCGAAAAAGCCGCTGATGTAGATCACTTTTATCGTGGGATCTTTCTCCCGAATCTTGCTTATAAGTTCCAACCCATTCATCTTAGGCATGACGATGTCTGTAAAAACAAGGTCCGGTTTGAATTTCAGATACGCCTTGTACCCTTTATCCCCATCCACAGCGACTCTCACATCATACCCTTCCATTTGAAAGACATCCCTGAGCGTCTCCTGTAAACCGAATTCATCTTCCACAACCAGTATTTTCTTTTTTGCGGAGCTGGATTTTAGATTATCCTTGCTTCGAACCAATTCTACAAGGGACCTGTCATCCACGGATTTTAGACTTTCATTCAATCGATTGAGCTTCTGCTGGAGCTGTCTTGCCTTGTCAGCGTTTCCAGGATTCAGATCCGGATGATATACCTTGCTCAGCAGGCGATAGCTCGATTTTATATAGGATATCGCCGATCTCTCGCCAAGTTCGGAACAGATCTCCCTGGCCTTTTCAAGGAGCCCAAGCGCAGACAGATCTCTTTCCAATACGTATAATTTCTTCATATTCAAGCCCCTGAAATAACGGATGATCAATAATCAAAAGGTATCCAACCCACTAAATAGTGCCTGAACGAAAACCCTGTTCAGGCACTATTGAATATTCAAGAATTGAAAATTGATGGAACAAAATTTACATTAACAGAACCTCTTCTCATAGTTCACTGTTTCTTGATTTTTCGGGTTTCCGTTCGGGTACTAAATATCAACTGCCCGAGAATGCGGGCATCCATTTAAAGCAGCCATGGGCTTATCGTTGATCGGATATCACACCACTATAGCAAGCCCATCGGGGTAAATCCTTTAATTGCTGAAAAATCTCTGCATGAATCATGCCCAAGCATGTATATCAAGCCCTTTGGTTCCATGGATAGGTACAGAACATATTAGAGAGAAAAGAAAGAGGGAAACAAGAATGGATGTCACTTCCCAGCGCGTGTTGAACCGACGATAGAGGCCCTTTAGCATATTTTCAAGAATGCAGCCTCCCACCCTCAATGGGCTCCGCGTCAAAACTTCGACGACATAAGGGCTGGGTTGACAGGCTGGGCACCTCTTGGCGGTATCATTGGGAAAGCCGGGAGTTATTCAAGTTGGGAGCATCTGAGCACCATTTGAATAACTCTCCACAAAAACACTCGACAATCAGAAATACAGGCACTAAACTGTAAACCAGTCTTGCGGCCGTTCACAATGACCTGGCTGAAACAACGACTCAATGCCAATATTTCAGCAGAAAGTTTGAAACGACATCAAATGCGGACCGAAGATATCATTAAAGGCCTGTTGAATCTTACTCGAATTTCAACTCAGAATGGCGAAGAGCAGATTGAAGAGGCTAAGATTATCGATGTCCTGGATGCCCTGCTCGCCTCAGATGATCTGGCTCTCACAGAGCTGATCCCCATATTGCTGTCGCTCTTTGCACAAAGCGGTTTTTCCATGGACCTGACGCCTCTCTTTGATAAATACGGGATAGGGAGTCAACAGGGGGAGACACTGCAGAAATTTCTTCTGATCACCCTCTCTATGCTAAAGGAAGAAAATCTTCCGCTCCCAGCCGATTGCAGCAAACAAGAAACTTTGCTGAAAAAGAGGTGGGGGGATCTGGCATCGACCGATATACTTGAGTTGGGAGATGGGATTTCACTGCAGATGAACCGTCTGAGAGAGGTCTTCAGGCGATATACCAGTCAGCTGCATGCGGTTCAACCAATCCGGAGCAAAGAAGCGCAAGGAGACTCTACGTCATCCCCCCCCCGGTTTCATCGGCAATTGAGGCTTCTTTTCCCAGCAAAACAAGAAGAGCTGATTCTGAAAAAACTTAAAGGAGACCCCTTGACCAAGACGGAACGAGAATATTACTCTCGGGTAGTAAAAAAGAAGTTGAAAATGTTGGCAGACAAGAACCTCCAGGAACTTGCGGCAAGGCTTATTGCGCGTTAGAATCTGCGCATCCATGATTCCAAATCAGGCAGGTTCCTCCAGGACCTCCGACATAATATTTTCCACGGACTCCCCGATTTTCCTCTGTAACAGAGTCACTTCTTCCTCATCAATGTCCAGGAACTCGATAGCTTTTTTATCCGCCGCGTAAAGCATATCATCAACCCCAATACCGTATCCACATCTTCTGGCCATAATATCGGCCAGGTGAACAACATACCCCAATGCGCCGCTTGACGAGATGGGGCGATGGTGAGTTGCCACAGATTTCATTAAAGTCAGGGGAAGGCCCCATTCCCCGAACATTTCAGCACACACCTCGGCATGGTTGATCCCCAAAATTATCTTTTCCGCTTGCAGGAGTGTATGAGACCCATCGCCCATAATCTCGTCAAATGCGGCTTTTCTTTCAAAAATATACGGGTCCAGCATAATCATACCGGCGTCATGAAGAATTCCGGCAGAAAATGCATCTTCGGCGAGTTCCGGACATTTCTTGGCGGCAAGTAGTTTTGAACCCACGGCAACAGCCAATGAATGACGCCACAGGATCCCTGAATCGAGACCATAGCCCCTCAGATTTTCTCCCAAAAAACCTCTGGCGCCCGCCATCGTAATAATTTCTCCCAGAATTTTATTCCCGAGGAGAACAGAGGCATGGTTTATGGAGGTCACCTTTCCGGACAGGCCATAATAAGCGGAGTTGGCGACTCTCAGTGCATTGGTCGTGATCCCCTGGTCCGTCTCGATCACCTCCGCCAATTCTCTCAATCCGGAGAAAGGGTTCGACATCACCATTTGCGCCTTGGCAATAACTTGAGCCACCGGCGGAATAAAACCCATCAGGCACATCCGGATTTTGCTGGTGAGCGCCCGTACTTTTGCAGGATCGTGTTCTGCAGGCGCGTGAACGCTCGGATCTCGAGGCGCTGAGACGTTATCATCAGGAACCATCGGGGAAGTCCCCTTTTCCTTCTCCTGGGGCCGGGCGAACCGGATCTGGCAATTACATTTTTTGCACTTAAACGCAACCGTCTTGCTCTGAGGCAATAATTCCTCGGGGATTTGATAGGTGGACTTACAGCCCGGGCAAACTATTCGCATTGAAATTTCCTTATCCCTGTTGTGAACACACAAGAGTCACCGCAACATCTTCTGAAAAAAAAGGTGTCGACATTTTATAGACCCCTTTTTGCCATGTCAATCGCCCATTTACCTAACCCTTTTTTTGTTCCGGCAAATGCGATAGCGATGCATAAGGCGGCACGAATATTGCTTCATTATATCACCTTGACTTTGTGATAAACAGGACATCGGATGTTGGGTTCATTCCAGCTAGATAGAGGAATATGTGGGCGGTTCCATATGATTTCCATCCAAAATCCGGCCGACCTAAAGGCGAAGAACGCCCATAACTTCAGATCTCTCGGAGGCATTTTTCTTGACACCCATGCATATCTCTCTTAAGCTTCATCTGCTGACGCTCAGGATGAGGGATATTCCTCCCGAATGTAAGAACTGGTTTTGGTGAATTCGAAATGAAAGATAACCGCGGCCATAGAAAAAAGACCAAAACAGCGACCGTCCCTGTTTTCCCATCTCACTCCTGCAGCCGCTTTGGCCGGCCAGGATTATGGATGCCTGTCTTTGCCTGTCTGATCCTTCTTGTCTTTACCGGAAATGCCGCTGCAATATCATTGAAACTCAAGTTGGAAATGCTGGGTTACAATGAAAATGAAATACGGGCGATTCTTTCCGGAAAAGAACGCCGGGCAGACATCGACAGGAAAATCCGGATGAAAATGTTGTGTCTTAATGTTCCCCCGCGCCCGTTGTCTGCGAATACGGTCAATTATGGGCTTGAAAAAGGTTACAAAGAGAGCGCCGTTACCCCGGATCTTGAAAAACAAATACCTTTGCCCGGCATTGAGGGGTTGCCCACAAAACGACCTAACCTTCAAGAGAGGGAGAAACAATATCTCCCCATCATCCGAACCGCGGCAAAAAATGCCCGTCTTGACGAAAGCCTCATTATGGCGGTGATCAAGGTGGAATCCAACTTTGATCCGGAGGCCGTCTCCCCCAAAGGCGCCATCGGCTTAATGCAGTTGGTGCCTTCCACCGCAGACTTTCTCGGAGTGACAAATCCTTTTAATCCCACACAAAATATCCATGGCGGGGCTAAGTACCTTTCTCAATGTATCGACACATTCCAGGACATGGAATTGGCCCTGGCCGCATACAATGCCGGACCGCATCTGGTCGGTCAATTAAAAAAGGTCCCTCCCTACCCCGAAACCCGGAATTTTATCAAAAATGTCTTTTTGTACAGAAAGATGTATGACGGATTGCTGTAATTAACTCCCATGCCCTCGCCCCCGAGTCTTTTTGCACCCCTGAAGAGGTCCCAACCTGTTTGCCATTTTTTGATATCTCCAGGTGATATCACCTTCTCGCCGTTAATACTTTTCCGTGACAGATGCGTCCCAAGCTTCGTGTAAAGCCTGGCCAAATCTCGCCCGTGAGGTTCATCCCGAGGTGAACCCCTTCGAACTTCTGGATGGGTAAAGCCATTCCTTGCCCCAAGGGCAACTTTTTCCCATATGCAAAGGATATCACAATTTATCTAACTAAATGGAATTATTCGACTTAAATCAAACGACGCCGCGTGGCATAAACTGTGCATCAGATCTCTACCCAAAGACAACTTCAGTGAAGGAGAACAGCCCATGACCCAAATGCTACTTCTCATCGCCGGACTGGCGATTTTTTCGCTCTTTATCGGAAATGTGGTGGGGGATCTATCCGACATGACCAACCTGAAGAGCTACCTCCTTGTTTTCGGGGGGACCCTGATTTGCGGCTTCATGGCATTTCCCCTCAAGACATTCAGAGGACTCTTGAAGAGCCTCCATCAGGTTTTCCGGCATGACGAAGGGGACAATAAGACCTTGCTGTATGAAATAGAAACACTTGCCCACGTCAGATGGCTGTACGGGATCAGAGAGCTGGAAAAAGAAGGGAAAAGGGCCGGCAACCATTTTCTTCGCAAAGGAATTGAATTTATAGTAGATGATTACCCCCGGGAGGAAATTGATGAGATCATGGATAGGGATTTTGACATCTATTTATCAGGGAAAATGGCACAGGTCAATATCCTGAACACCCTCGCAAAGCTTGCGCCGGCTATCGGTTTTGTGGGTACGATCATCGGTCTGATCAGCGTGCTCAATAACATGCAGAATCCAGACGAAATCGGTAAAGGGATGTCTCTTGCGTTGCTGACCACATTATATGGATCATTGCTCTCCCACTTTCTATTTGTCCCGCTGGCCAAGAAGCTTTCCGAATACACAAGAACCGAGTGCATTCAGCTCAGCATCATAAAGGAAGGGGTGATGGCAATTTCCGATAAGAAGAATCCCAAAGTCGTTTCTCATCATCTGCAGTCCTATCTGACAACTCATTCCCTTCAGGATGCACGGAGTCCTGACACATTGTCCCCTTCAGGAAACCTTCCTGAAAAATCTTTTTTCCAGAGACTGCTCATGAAAAAGGAAACCGGTTAACCGAGGTTTGAAGTGATGGACAATCAATTCCTCTTTTCCAGGCAAAGAGACACCACAAGAAGCGATATACTTAGGGCGGGTTCCGTTGAGGAAGACACGTTTTCATGGGGCCTGGCAGATCTTCTGATGCTTCTCCTGATCTTTTTTATATTCCTGTACGTCCAATCTTCAGGTCAGATACTTTCCGGCGCCCCCACTTCACCTTCTTCAACCGCCGCCGCATCTGTAGCGGCGGTTCATCCGGGGCCTATCCCCCTTCATCGGATGGAATCCCCCATCTTTACACCCATTTCCAACAAACCGAACGAGGTCCCCACCCTGAGGGATACACATCCCTCCAAACCCATGAACACAGCGCCGGTTGTTTCCAATTCGCCGGCAATTCCGGAACCACCGCAGAAACCTCTGGAAACGGAAATTTCCAGAGGATCATGGTCCGAAGGTT is a window from the Deltaproteobacteria bacterium genome containing:
- a CDS encoding response regulator yields the protein MKKLYVLERDLSALGLLEKAREICSELGERSAISYIKSSYRLLSKVYHPDLNPGNADKARQLQQKLNRLNESLKSVDDRSLVELVRSKDNLKSSSAKKKILVVEDEFGLQETLRDVFQMEGYDVRVAVDGDKGYKAYLKFKPDLVFTDIVMPKMNGLELISKIREKDPTIKVIYISGFFGVRPLKDALDDEVRKYGYPVLSKPTKISIMLGLVKEYIKE
- a CDS encoding lytic transglycosylase domain-containing protein, whose protein sequence is MPVFACLILLVFTGNAAAISLKLKLEMLGYNENEIRAILSGKERRADIDRKIRMKMLCLNVPPRPLSANTVNYGLEKGYKESAVTPDLEKQIPLPGIEGLPTKRPNLQEREKQYLPIIRTAAKNARLDESLIMAVIKVESNFDPEAVSPKGAIGLMQLVPSTADFLGVTNPFNPTQNIHGGAKYLSQCIDTFQDMELALAAYNAGPHLVGQLKKVPPYPETRNFIKNVFLYRKMYDGLL
- a CDS encoding sigma-54 dependent transcriptional regulator, with translation MLNAALKVKDSGHPPPATAACQAADDPARSHKYGDIIGCSKEMCTIYSLIEKVADSESTVVITGESGTGKGMVARAIHSRSNRRERSLITINCGAIPENLLESELFGHVRGAFTGASSNKPGKFELAKGGTVFLDEIGDMSTNLQVKILRVLEEREFEQVGGSKTLHADVRIIAATHADLESLVVKRKFREDLFYRLYVVPIKVPALRERKSDIPLLISHFLHEFNKKNGRRVEGVSEDALKAMQSYSWPGNVRELKNAVERMVVLKEGGWIESQDLSQKLMKETHCSEPANISMSEDGINLNSAVTEYERALILESLKRTNWVKNQAAKLLQLNRTTLVEKIKRHNLLEPLSQ
- a CDS encoding sigma-54 dependent transcriptional regulator; amino-acid sequence: MMAEREMTKQQYVESKILFVDDEKDMLSIVKTYLSRRGYGVVVTENGRNALELAQKDNFDVVITDLNMPQLSGLELLKAVKKIQSETEVIIVTGYGSIESAIKALKLGGYDYLQKPINLDRLKLLIDRILEKKRLKQENLHLKYKLKERYRYDDIIGLSSGMQDIYEIIDRISMDDPTVLIQGESGTGKEVLAKVIHNNSNRKNGPFISINCGALVEGLLETELFGHVKGAFTGAIRNKEGLMKAAEGGAIFLDEIAEMPPPLQVKLLRALQERKIRPVGDTRETYVDTRVIAATNKDISEALETGKLRRDLYYRLNVVSIQIPPLRERKEDIPPLVNHFINRFGETNKRKIVKKISPEALSLFLEYDWPGNVRELENAVERAFALGVAETIGMDDLPPVVRGSGRDVNARAGNFNLEENEVALIRRALAETKGSKPDASRLLGINLSTLYRKIAKYGIPQNALQNANV
- a CDS encoding MotA/TolQ/ExbB proton channel family protein, translated to MTQMLLLIAGLAIFSLFIGNVVGDLSDMTNLKSYLLVFGGTLICGFMAFPLKTFRGLLKSLHQVFRHDEGDNKTLLYEIETLAHVRWLYGIRELEKEGKRAGNHFLRKGIEFIVDDYPREEIDEIMDRDFDIYLSGKMAQVNILNTLAKLAPAIGFVGTIIGLISVLNNMQNPDEIGKGMSLALLTTLYGSLLSHFLFVPLAKKLSEYTRTECIQLSIIKEGVMAISDKKNPKVVSHHLQSYLTTHSLQDARSPDTLSPSGNLPEKSFFQRLLMKKETG
- a CDS encoding chemotaxis protein CheX, which produces MQEITTFEIKGPVIASVMDLFDTMLSMEVEPCDPENLSGWDSPRIAGSVSVAGEIIGAIKVETTDAFARLMTSEMLGMDLEEIEGENEIKDVILETCNIVGGNLKSALNDSGLSCVISSPTVTLGKNFDIETLNMARYERFAFRYQEHHFLVEVCLKLAEDAPPEALRKLTSIDINKFERLDIISSAGDTVIELFDLMLSMKLELSDSKDGQHIEGVRAVGAVNFAGEVAGSVNIQLGKTFSRIVASKMMGIPLEEVDGDEQTKDVIGELCNIVAGNLKSGFCDSGLKCEISPPSITIGDDFRIETLNMARYEQFAFRFYEHDIFVQVCVKIDENAKASINDELNSATIDEIVAQAKAQADDAGVSVDETSLPGPLAEAAAVGQEAGVSGRIPAEDCAHPQVGAQEIGLQEASPNLEFVLNIPVEISVELGKTRMTIGRVSELAPGAPVILSNVENEDLNIYANNKLIAKGSVIVDHEKYGIRITEVVTRMERIRTLSE
- a CDS encoding HDOD domain-containing protein gives rise to the protein MVPDDNVSAPRDPSVHAPAEHDPAKVRALTSKIRMCLMGFIPPVAQVIAKAQMVMSNPFSGLRELAEVIETDQGITTNALRVANSAYYGLSGKVTSINHASVLLGNKILGEIITMAGARGFLGENLRGYGLDSGILWRHSLAVAVGSKLLAAKKCPELAEDAFSAGILHDAGMIMLDPYIFERKAAFDEIMGDGSHTLLQAEKIILGINHAEVCAEMFGEWGLPLTLMKSVATHHRPISSSGALGYVVHLADIMARRCGYGIGVDDMLYAADKKAIEFLDIDEEEVTLLQRKIGESVENIMSEVLEEPA